A genomic stretch from Chiloscyllium plagiosum isolate BGI_BamShark_2017 chromosome 2, ASM401019v2, whole genome shotgun sequence includes:
- the LOC122558249 gene encoding doublesex- and mab-3-related transcription factor A2-like: MDALLSSEGKGGRKPKCSRCRNHGVIAWLKGHKRLCPHRECTCVKCILISERQRVMAAQVALKRQQAAEDALALRDNLPPRPAFPDGTGTRDRAGRESKRPQKNQLSDRCEVRGFTNEARAVETDDLEMPVPLSERLDSRRFPLTAGFHRQYRDNQLPPARMNHMEILQRLFPSEKRSVLGLVLQAYHGDVLKTIETFLSAAEAVMNNHLVSSMRQLCSAGALGNGLSPHPVREVSLGGINSAFTPLQGPLPAAAVLAYRRSGLSTSIHSRSSPLFSYPFSGAGCSPMGFLFPYRAIPTCSSERFCLENLEL; this comes from the exons ATGGATGCGCTGctgagcagtgaggggaaaggCGGCAGGAAACCCAAGTGCTCCCGGTGCAGGAACCACGGGGTGATCGCTTGGCTGAAGGGACACAAGCGGCTGTGCCCTCACAGAGAGTGTACCTGTGTAAAGTGCATCCTGATCTCAGAGAGGCAGCGGGTGATGGCAGCTCAGGTGGCACTGAAGAGGCAGCAGGCGGCAGAGGATGCTCTGGCTCTGCGGGACAACCTTCCTCCAAGGCCGGCTTTCCCTGATGGAACAGGGACAAgagacagggcaggcagggagtCGAAACGGCCTCAGAAGAACCAGCTGTCAG ACCGATGCGAGGTGAGAGGTTTCACAAACGAAGCCAGAGCAGTTGAAAcggatgatttggaaatgccagtcCCTTTGTCGGAGAGGTTGGATTCCAGGCGGTTCCCGCTCACAGCCGGCTTTCATAGACAGTACAGAGACAACCAGCTCCCGCCGGCCAGGATGAACCACATGGAGATACTGCAGCGACTGTTCCCCTCGGAGAAGCGATCCGTGTTGGGGTTAGTGCTTCAAGCGTACCACGGGGACGTGCTAAAGACGATCGAAACCTTCCTGTCGGCTGCTGAAGCTGTGATGAACAATCACCTTGTCTCCAGCATGAGGCAGCTCTGTTCTGCTGGGGCTCTGGGCAATGGACTGAGCCCTCACCCAGTTAGAGAGGTCTCTCTCGGAGGTATTAACTCGGCCTTCACTCCTCTGCAAGGCCCGCTCCCTGCTGCCGCCGTCTTGGCTTACCGAAGGTCAGGTTtatccacctccatccactccaGAAGTTCGCCCTTATTTTCTTACCCATTCAGTGGAGCCGGGTGTTCACCGATGGGATTTCTGTTTCCTTATCGCGCAATTCCCACTTGTTCCTCCGAGAGATTCTGCCTGGAAAACCTCGAACTCTGA